A window of the Peromyscus leucopus breed LL Stock chromosome 22, UCI_PerLeu_2.1, whole genome shotgun sequence genome harbors these coding sequences:
- the Shd gene encoding SH2 domain-containing adapter protein D isoform X1 — protein MAKWLRDYLSFGGRRPPPQPPTPDYTESDILRAYREQKDLDFEDPYEDADGRPEPEPAGPGDSKYDSPRHRLIKVEAADMARAKALLASPGEEQPEADTEYSDPFDAQPQPPAPDDGYMEPYDARSGSSERPSRAVQLYDTPYEEQNAEPEDGASSGQSRLPLEDERPADEYDQPWEWKKDHISRAFAVQFDGPDWERTPSSSKEPRRPQPAERVDAALTLEKQPWFHGPLSRTEAENLLSLCKEGSYLVRLSETRAQDCILSLRSSQGSMHLKFTWTRENQVVLGQHSGPFPSVPELVLHYSARPLPVQGAQHLALLYPVTGSQSS, from the exons ATGGCCAAGTGGCTCCGGGACTATCTGAGCTTTGGCGGCCGGAGGCCCCCGCCACAGCCACCCACCCCCGACTACACCGAGAGCGACATCCTGCGGGCCTATCGAGAGCAGAAGGACCTGGACTTCGAGGATCCTTACGAGGACGCCGATGGCCGCCCAGAGCCGGAGCCCGCCGGGCCTGGGGACTCCAAGTATGACTCTCCCAGGCACCGACTGATCAAAGTGGAGGCTGCGGACATGGCCAGAGCCAAGGCCCTGCTGGCCAGCCCCGGGGAGGAG CAGCCCGAAGCAGACACAGAGTACTCGGACCCTTTCGATGCCCAGCCTCAGCCGCCAGCCCCGGATGATGGGTACATGGAGCCCTATGATGCTCGGAGCGGCTCAAGCG AACGGCCAAGCAGAGCTGTCCAGCTTTACGATACTCCTTACGAAGAACAGAATGCAGAGCCGGAAGATGGAGCGTCTTCCGGCCAGAGCCGGCTGCCCCTGGAGGACGAGAGGCCGGCAGATGAATATGACCAGCCTTGGGAGTGGAAAAAAGATCACATCTCCAGGGCTTTCGCAG TACAGTTTGATGGTCCTGACTGGGAACGGACCCCAAGCTCGAGCAAGGAGCCTCGGAGACCGCAGCCTGCGGAGCGCGTGGACGCAGCCCTGACCCTGGAGAAGCAGCC GTGGTTTCATGGGCCCCTGAGCCGTACAGAGGCCGAGAACCTTCTGTCCCTCTGCAAggaaggcagctacctagtgcgGCTCAGTGAGACCAGGGCTCAGGACTGCATCCTGTCCCTCAG GAGCAGCCAGGGTTCCATGCACCTGAAGTTCACGTGGACCCGGGAGAACCAGGTGGTGCTGGGCCAGCACAGCGGGCCCTTCCCCAGCGTGCCGGAGCTGGTCCTGCATTACAGTGCCCGCCCGCTGCCTGTGCAGGGGGCCCAGCACCTAGCCCTGCTCTACCCCGTCACCGGCAGCCAGAGCTCCTGA
- the Shd gene encoding SH2 domain-containing adapter protein D isoform X2 has protein sequence MAKWLRDYLSFGGRRPPPQPPTPDYTESDILRAYREQKDLDFEDPYEDADGRPEPEPAGPGDSKYDSPRHRLIKVEAADMARAKALLASPGEEPEADTEYSDPFDAQPQPPAPDDGYMEPYDARSGSSERPSRAVQLYDTPYEEQNAEPEDGASSGQSRLPLEDERPADEYDQPWEWKKDHISRAFAVQFDGPDWERTPSSSKEPRRPQPAERVDAALTLEKQPWFHGPLSRTEAENLLSLCKEGSYLVRLSETRAQDCILSLRSSQGSMHLKFTWTRENQVVLGQHSGPFPSVPELVLHYSARPLPVQGAQHLALLYPVTGSQSS, from the exons ATGGCCAAGTGGCTCCGGGACTATCTGAGCTTTGGCGGCCGGAGGCCCCCGCCACAGCCACCCACCCCCGACTACACCGAGAGCGACATCCTGCGGGCCTATCGAGAGCAGAAGGACCTGGACTTCGAGGATCCTTACGAGGACGCCGATGGCCGCCCAGAGCCGGAGCCCGCCGGGCCTGGGGACTCCAAGTATGACTCTCCCAGGCACCGACTGATCAAAGTGGAGGCTGCGGACATGGCCAGAGCCAAGGCCCTGCTGGCCAGCCCCGGGGAGGAG CCCGAAGCAGACACAGAGTACTCGGACCCTTTCGATGCCCAGCCTCAGCCGCCAGCCCCGGATGATGGGTACATGGAGCCCTATGATGCTCGGAGCGGCTCAAGCG AACGGCCAAGCAGAGCTGTCCAGCTTTACGATACTCCTTACGAAGAACAGAATGCAGAGCCGGAAGATGGAGCGTCTTCCGGCCAGAGCCGGCTGCCCCTGGAGGACGAGAGGCCGGCAGATGAATATGACCAGCCTTGGGAGTGGAAAAAAGATCACATCTCCAGGGCTTTCGCAG TACAGTTTGATGGTCCTGACTGGGAACGGACCCCAAGCTCGAGCAAGGAGCCTCGGAGACCGCAGCCTGCGGAGCGCGTGGACGCAGCCCTGACCCTGGAGAAGCAGCC GTGGTTTCATGGGCCCCTGAGCCGTACAGAGGCCGAGAACCTTCTGTCCCTCTGCAAggaaggcagctacctagtgcgGCTCAGTGAGACCAGGGCTCAGGACTGCATCCTGTCCCTCAG GAGCAGCCAGGGTTCCATGCACCTGAAGTTCACGTGGACCCGGGAGAACCAGGTGGTGCTGGGCCAGCACAGCGGGCCCTTCCCCAGCGTGCCGGAGCTGGTCCTGCATTACAGTGCCCGCCCGCTGCCTGTGCAGGGGGCCCAGCACCTAGCCCTGCTCTACCCCGTCACCGGCAGCCAGAGCTCCTGA
- the Shd gene encoding SH2 domain-containing adapter protein D isoform X3 codes for MAKWLRDYLSFGGRRPPPQPPTPDYTESDILRAYREQKDLDFEDPYEDADGRPEPEPAGPGDSKYDSPRHRLIKVEAADMARAKALLASPGEEQPEADTEYSDPFDAQPQPPAPDDGYMEPYDARSGSSERPSRAVQLYDTPYEEQNAEPEDGASSGQSRLPLEDERPADEYDQPWEWKKDHISRAFAVQFDGPDWERTPSSSKEPRRPQPAERVDAALTLEKQPWFHGPLSRTEAENLLSLCKEGSYLVRLSETRAQDCILSLRTELQRERYITESWSSGSH; via the exons ATGGCCAAGTGGCTCCGGGACTATCTGAGCTTTGGCGGCCGGAGGCCCCCGCCACAGCCACCCACCCCCGACTACACCGAGAGCGACATCCTGCGGGCCTATCGAGAGCAGAAGGACCTGGACTTCGAGGATCCTTACGAGGACGCCGATGGCCGCCCAGAGCCGGAGCCCGCCGGGCCTGGGGACTCCAAGTATGACTCTCCCAGGCACCGACTGATCAAAGTGGAGGCTGCGGACATGGCCAGAGCCAAGGCCCTGCTGGCCAGCCCCGGGGAGGAG CAGCCCGAAGCAGACACAGAGTACTCGGACCCTTTCGATGCCCAGCCTCAGCCGCCAGCCCCGGATGATGGGTACATGGAGCCCTATGATGCTCGGAGCGGCTCAAGCG AACGGCCAAGCAGAGCTGTCCAGCTTTACGATACTCCTTACGAAGAACAGAATGCAGAGCCGGAAGATGGAGCGTCTTCCGGCCAGAGCCGGCTGCCCCTGGAGGACGAGAGGCCGGCAGATGAATATGACCAGCCTTGGGAGTGGAAAAAAGATCACATCTCCAGGGCTTTCGCAG TACAGTTTGATGGTCCTGACTGGGAACGGACCCCAAGCTCGAGCAAGGAGCCTCGGAGACCGCAGCCTGCGGAGCGCGTGGACGCAGCCCTGACCCTGGAGAAGCAGCC GTGGTTTCATGGGCCCCTGAGCCGTACAGAGGCCGAGAACCTTCTGTCCCTCTGCAAggaaggcagctacctagtgcgGCTCAGTGAGACCAGGGCTCAGGACTGCATCCTGTCCCTCAG AACAGAGCTTCAAAGGGAAAGATACATTACAGAGTCATGGAGCTCAGGAAGTCACTGA
- the Tmigd2 gene encoding transmembrane and immunoglobulin domain-containing protein 2: MGSPGWTFILLQLWGLQGAVSLSVQQWPPCVNVTQGGEMSLFCGVKQSQSWERLRVEWARNNVVFCHLLISNGSLNPEDCEFRGQLSWWPPANFSLRLDHVSLNDSGDYVCRATLEIPKLQKAKGNGTKVKVKEGGLQLKETSHPSGLLLALLVAGGVVAALVVLGAVLWGLSRCRREDSGESACPENSFYSNVLYRPRESPRRLQDLPKEKDTAREQRAQASISPPSPSLPRASSFLSTNPAPGPGPATPSLPTVSLSRAPGGRDRPHAKRDPGSRKRLWRPLRTQNGPGQELCEGVAVSIRRGGVRQLQAEINDMTQGLLIKAPLDTVYGAQDLNNSTCDLLLNHTPSLLGILGGAPP; this comes from the exons ATGGGCTCTCCTGGCTGGACATTCATCCTGCTGCAGCTCTGGG GCCTGCAGGGAGCTGTGAGCCTGAGTGTACAGCAGTGGCCCCCGTGCGTGAATGTGACACAAGGCGGTGAGATGTCGCTGTTCTGCGGGGTGAAGCAGAGTCAGTCCTGGGAGAGGCTGCGTGTGGAGTGGGCCCGGAACAACGTCGTTTTTTGCCACCTGCTCATCTCCAATGGCAGCCTCAACCCTGAAGACTGCGAGTTTCGGGGACAGCTGTCCTGGTGGCCACCCGCAAACTTCAGCCTGCGGCTGGACCACGTGAGCCTTAATGACAGCGGGGACTACGTGTGCCGGGCCACCCTGGAGATTCCCAAGTTGCAGAAGGCCAAGGGCAACGGGACCAAGGTCAAGGTAAAAGAAG GTGGCCTCCAGCTGAAGGAGACCTCCCACCCTTCAG GGCTCCTGTTGGCGCTTCTGGTGGCTGGGGGTGTGGTGGCAGCCTTGGTGGTGCTGGGTGCTGTGTTGTGGGGTCTCAGCAGGTGTCGTCGGGAGGACTCGGGGGAGAGCGCCTGCCCAG AAAATTCTTTCTACAGCAATGTCCTCTACCGGCCCCGGGAGAGTCCACGCAGGCTTCAGGACCTGCCTAAGGAGAAGGAcacagccagggagcagagagcccAGGCATCTATCTCCCCACCTTCCCCAAGCCTGCCCCGCGCCAGCAGCTTCCTGTCAACAAACCcagccccaggcccaggcccagccaCACCATCTCTGCCCACTGTGAGTCTCTCGCGAGCCCCAGGAGGTAGGGACAGGCCACATGCCAAGAGGGATCCTGGAAGTCGAAAGAGGCTTTGGAGACCCCTAAGAACCCAAAATGGACCTGGACAAGAGCTATGTGAGGGCGTCGCTGTTTCTATAAGGAGAGGGGGCGTCCGACAGCTCCAGGCTGAGATCAATGACATGACCCAGGGACTGTTAATAAAGGCTCCTTTAGATACTGTGTATGGAGCCCAGGACCTCAACAATTCTACTTGTGATTTACTGCTGAACCACACCCCATCCTTACTGGGGATTCTAGgaggggctccaccctga